The genomic region ctcccaagtaactagtaataggacaagaggaaatggcctcaagttgtgccagggaaggtttagaccggatattaggaaattttacttcactgaaagggttatcaaacattggaacaggctgcccagggaagtggttgagtcgccatccctggaagtatttaaaagacatttggatgaggtgcttatggacatggtatagtggtggtcttggtagtgttaggtttacggttggactcgatgatcttaaaggtcttttccaacctatacgattctgtgattctgtgattctgtgaaggtGCTGATCACAGTCCTGGACATCAACGACTTCAGGCCCCAGTTCAGCAAGAGCCAGTTCAGCACCAGCGTCTATGAGAACGAGCCGGCGGGGACATCGGTGATCACCATGACCGCCACCGACCTGGACGAAGGGGATAATGGTGTGGTGACCTACAGCATCGAGGGCCCCGGAGCGGGTAGGTGCTGGAGGTGGGGGGCTCCACCCCGGGGAGGATGGTTATGATGAGGAGCAATTGCAGGAGATGTAGGGGCCAAGACTACATCCCATGTCCTGTGGCTGGTTTGGAGCAAGGTTGTGCACGCAATCCTGGGAGCAATAGTGAAAGCATGGAGCTTTTGGTATTGCTCCACAGTTCCTAGTTCCTCATGGCGTGGCATGTTATGGCTTTGTCTGCCTCCATCCTGCAGTCCAGCCTTGGCTTATCTTCTTGTCTCCTCCACCTCAGCAGGGCTTTCTATGTACACAAGTGTGTCTTGGAGCATACTCACTGCACGCTTTAGAGGAAAGCTAAGAAGGGCTAGGAAGTTGTGGATGGACAGTGATAGCACCTGAAATCCAGTATATCTCTGCACTGAGGAGTGATGGGAACCAGGCAAAAGCCAGCATAAATGTAGAGAGGAATGGCAGAACATTCCTTTTCCTGAGACCCATGGGCTCCTCTGACCCAGACTGGGCGGGAGTGAAACGCAGCCAGGGGTGGCCTGGGAGCAGGGCCCTTGGCGCTGCCCAGTGGCAGGGATGCAGCAGTGGGCAGGGATGTTCTAAAAACCCTGAGGCTATCCACACCCCTCGCCTcaggcagccagctctgctccatcACCCCTTGGCAGGGATTTCACACCAGTGAGGAGTGCACTTCATCTGGTATACTGGTTTCTAATCATAATTTGTCTGGTGCAAAGTGTCCTGAGTCAGAGATGTGTTTTTTCTGCCCCCAGAGGCTTTCAAGATCAATAAAGACTCCGGGCTTGTCATGTCCCGGCGGCGCTTGCAGTCCTACGAGAGGTTCAACCTGACTGTGGTGGCCACGGACAAGGGGCGTCCCCCTCTCTGGGGGACCACCATGCTCCAGATCGAGGTCATCGACATCAATGACAACCGCCCCGTCTTCATCCGCCCACCCAATGGCACCATCCTGCACATCAAGGAGGTAAATCCCTTGACAGGGAGAGGGGGTCATGGCATGCCAAGACCATGCCCAGGAGCACTCCTGCCTACCAGTGGCAAAATCCAATCTCCATCTCCACCGGGGATGGAACAAGACCTTGATTTAACACATGGCAAGAAGGTTTGTGTCCTGAGGCTGGACGATCAACAACAGCCCCTCTCCGTACGTACGAGAGGGGATGCTGGGGCAACTTTGGGGAACAGAAACCCTGGCAGCATGCAAAATAGGGAAACAGACGGGCGCTGCGTGCTGAGCCTGTTTATAAACAAGGGCcaaaatgctgacatttaaGATGGTTCTCCTTTCTGGGAAGCCAGGCTTGTCTCAGCCAGTCCCTGGTGTGAGCATGGAGCAGCCACCCTGCCAAAGGGAATCATGGCTCCACATTGCCAGCCCCCATTTGGGTTTTGGGCAGCAGGAGTCTGCTGACCCTGATACAAGGGAGTttggaggggcaggggcagcagggggcTCACATGCAATGCTGGGGCTGAGGGGCTACACATGTGCAAGCAGGAGATCCCCCTGCGGTCCAACGTCTACGAGGTCTACGCCACGGACAAAGATGAGGGCCTCAACGGAGCGGTGCTCTACAACCTGCTGAAAACCGGGGCAGGGAACAAAGACTGGGAGTATTTCAGCATTGACTCGGTCAGCGGGCTGATCCAGACGGCCAAGCGGCTGGACCGGGAGAAGCAGGCGGTGTACAACGtgagccaggcagcagcacaccCGCAGGGTGGCCGGGACAGTCCTCGAGGCTGCGGGTCTGTTGTGGGGCTGGTGGGATGCAAGCGATGTGGTGGGGATGGGGTCAGCTGCCACAGTCGTGAAGATGTCACACCTTAGCAGGAACTGGGTGGTTATCAAGTGCCATCGGGGAGTTGCCTCCTTGTGGGCCAACTCCCAATTCCCTGTTAAATGCCCCAAAAATCCTCCGCTACCCGGCTGTCCTGTCTGTCCCTGCCTCAGTGGTGTCTCCTGGCCCGCGTGGCTTTGCCCAGGATGGCCCTTTTgcctctctccccagctgaTCATCGTGGCCTGTGACCAGGGCCAGCCAGCCTATGAGACCATGCAGCCCCTCCAGGTTGCACTCGATGACATCGATGACAATGAGCCCGTCTTCCTCAGGCCACCCGTAAGGCGCcgggatggaggggatgggtcacaggggatgcagggatggggatgccGGTGAGCACGTCTGATGGAACATGCACTGCTGGGCATCACCATGGTGGGGATCACGATGGGATTtgttcacttttatttaaagccACCCCAATGCTCATGACCCTCCCTTCTCCCGGGGTCTCTGGCAGAGGGATAGTCCCCAGTACCAGGCGCTCTCCGTCCCCGAGCACTCACGGCCGGGCACCGTGGTGGGGAATGTCACCGGGGCAGTGGACGCGGATGAGGGCTCCAACGCCATCGTCTACTACTTCATAGCAGGTGGGTGCGGAGCAGGGAGAGGATGGGCAGCTCTGTGGCCCCCTGCACACCCCTCGCCAAAGGTTTCCATCATTTCCATCACCTCCTCGCTGCCTTTCTGCCCTGGTCAATGGGCAAGGTGGTGTTTCAGAAATGCCGAGCCTGAAGAGGACTAACTGGGGCCCCCTTTCTGCATCTAGCTGGGAACCAGGAGAGCAACTTCCAGCTGAGCCGAGAGGGGAAGCTGCAGGTCTTGCGAGACTTGGACCGGGAGAAGGAGCCATACTACTCCATCATCGTCAAAGCATCCAGCCAGAGGAACTGGTCCCCTCCTCAGGGCCAGCAGGCgggcagagctcagccctgggACCTCAGCAGGGACCTGACCCTTCAGGAAGTGCGGATCTTCCTGGACGACATCAATGACCAGTCCCCCCAGTTCACCAAGTCAGAGTACACGGCAGGtaaggggtgctgggggctggggaggcaccAGGAGCCAGAGATGCTCCGGGGAAAATCTAACCGGAtgaaggggcagggagagctaGCCCGGCCTCAGGTCCTTGTCCCATCTCTCTCTCAAAGGGGTTGCCACTGACGCCAAGGTGGGGTCGGAGCTGATCAGAGTGGTCGCAGTGGATGCCGATGTGGGCAATAACAGCCTGGTCCTGTACAATATCTTGGGCATCCGCTACATCAAGCAGCACTCCAACGACTCTGAGGAGGTGGCCAACATCTTCAGCATCGGTGCGTACCCTGCATGCCGTGGGAGCACAGGACCATGGCCAGAGACATCCCTGTGGCCAAAGACGTCCCCATGGCTAGGGTCACAAATCCTGGGCTTGTGACCATCCTTCCCCCAGGAACCCTTGATGGGATCCTGCGAACCTTCGACCTCTTCACGGCCTACAACCCCGGCTACTTCGTGGTGGACATCATGGCCTCTGACCTGGTGGGCCACAATGACACAGCCATTGTGGGGATTTACATCCTGCGGGATGACCAGCGGGTCAAAATCATAATCAACGAGATCCCCGACAAAGTCAGGCAGTTTGAGGAGGAGTTCATCAGCCTGCTCTCCAACATCACGGGCGCCATCGTCAACACGGATGATGTGCAGGTAACCATCCACCTTTGAGGTTCCTTCGAGGGGTAGGTAACCTTCCACATGCTGCTTGGGAGGTCTCCTTTGAGGGTGCCCTGTCTATATAAACCATAGACACCCCTGAGCTCTGAAGGTGACAGATATACCCCAGGCTGGGGTGTATCATAGGGGTCCAGACCGACCCTATGCCAGTCTTGAAGGTCTCTTGCCACGCAAGCACACCTCGGGGCATGCTCAGGAGGTGCCCCGGGAGGAGACATCTCTCCTGCACTGCAGACCTTGCTGTCTCTCTCCAGTTCCATGTTGACAAGAAAGGTAGGGTGAACTTCGCGCAGACAGAGCTGCTGATCCACGTGGTGAACAGGGAGACCAACCGCATCCTGGACGTGGAACGGTACGTCACCTGGCCCATCACCCAGCCTGGCGCACTGAGTCCTCCGGGAGCCTCATTAGCATCAAGATACCCAAGCAACCCTTCTCTTCCCAGGGTGATTCAGATGATAGACGAGaacaaggagcagctgaggaacCTCTTCAGGAACTACAATGTGCTGGATGTGCAGCCCGCCATCATGGCCCGGGCCCCAGACGACCTCTCAGCTCTGCAGGTaacagcccagctgcagctggacaTGGCTGCTGCTCATAGGTGGGGCGATGTCCCTTCCCATCCTTCATGGCCCTCCATGGCCTGGAGAGACGTTTCACCCGAATTATTTCAGGCGGGTGCCCACCGCCAGGTGCTGGTTCCGTGCCGGAGGTTGCCGCTATCCCTCTGTCTCTCCTAGATGGCGATCATTGTGCTGGCCGTCCTGCTCTTCCTGGCTGCCATGCTCTTCATCCTCATGAACTGGTACTACCGGACAGTGTGAGTAACGCTCGGGCTCTGCCCCACCAGCCGCAATCTCCCCACGGGCCAGGGGGACCCAcatggctgctgccagcaagcAAAGGAGGGCACCAACTTCCCAACACCTTCTGCGTCAGGGCTCAGCCTGGGTTCAGAAATTgcccctcttcccccaaaatATAATTACTTTAATACTGATATAGCCTCCCCTCGCCAAGCTTGCCGTCCTTATAGATACAGGGGCTGTTTGCAGGGTTGTTGCAAATCTGTGTTCCCCTCTCCTTTCAAGcatcttctttattttcttccctgattcgctgtatttctttcacaggcacaaaaggaaattgaaaGCCATAGTGGCTGGCTCCACTGGTGAGcagtgtttggggttttccaGCTGCATGAGACAGCAGGGTGCATGAAGAGCACGGAGGGGGTACACAGGGAGACGCAGGGGATGTCAACGGGGTGTAAATCACAAGCGATCTTGCCCAGCAAGGCGCGATGGTGGGAGGCTTTTCTCAGCATCCAGGCTCCACATTATCAGCCACATCCCAGCATGTTTCTGACGCCACCGGTGCCTTTTTAGTCACCGAGTTTCCCTCCTCAATAAAGAAGTGCCACCCCACAGTTTGCTGCTCAGCCTGCCGACGTGCCGCCCTGTAACCCCCACCCCTGCCTTTTGCAGGGAACAGAGGCTTCATGGACATCATGGACATGCCAAACACCAACAAGTACTCTTTTGACGGGTGagttctccccttccttcccttccccagttTGCCACCTCATGCGATTGCAGGCTGCTCCCGAGAGGGACGGCTGTGTTTTGCAGCCAGGGGTGCGTGGGACGTGGAGACGCAATGCCTCTCTGCTCTGCGGAGGGATGCGGCCAGGCATGACTCTGACCCTGGGACGCATGCTTGCCTTGAGATCTTTCAAAGCCAAAAGACCTTGTGCCTTCTCCTGTGACTCCATCTCTGCCAATACTGGCCAGGCTTGGGGTGTCGGGCAGTGTTGACACACATCTGGATCCAGAGCAGCCCAATTCATGCCTGCACAGGGCAGAAGGAGGCAGCGCAACCTCAGCATCTGAGCTCTGGAGGGGGTTAGGGTTGCTGCCACTCTTTGCTTGTGCTGAGGGCTGCTTCTGTCCCCCTGGGCAGGGCCAACCCGGTGTGGCTGGACCCCTTCTGCAGGAACATGGAGCTGGCGGCACAGGCAGAGCACGAGGACGACCTGCCGGAGAACCTGAGCGAGATCACCGACCTCTGGAacagccctgcccgcacccaTGTGAGACACGGCCCCTGCCAGGACACCTCCTTCCCGTGCCCGACACCTGTGCCGCCTCCtcagctgctctctcctcctgcagGGGACCTTCGGGAGAGAGCCCTCCGTGGCCAAGCCCGAGGATGACCGCTACCTGCGGGCAGCTATCCAGGAGTATGACAACATTGCCAAGCTGGGGCAGATCATGCGGGAGGGACCCATCAAGGTGAGTGATGAGTGCGGGCATCATCCACCGAGGGGTCTTCTCCTACCGCTACGGCTTCCAGGTTCACGGCTGCGGCGCTGGAGGGTGATGTTGCTCCAAAAAATGCTGGGATGAGGCCAGCCTCCCTCCGACCAAACCATCTCCCTTGGGTAACCCGTCGTCTCTCCCCCTCCGCCCAGGGCTCTCTCTTGAAGGTGGTCCTGGATGATTACATGCGCTTGAAAAAACTCTTTGCCCAGCGGATGGTGCATAAGGCCACCTCCAGTCAGGGGGACCGCTCCTCGGTCTCAGAGGTAGACGGGGTGTGCATGGGCATGGGGAGATGCTTGCCGTGCCCTCTGGGATGCAGTGTGTCTTCCTGGCCCTgcaggctgcagtccctcccCACAGCCACGGTCCCTGTCACCCAGTGGTCCCCCCCATTCTCTGCTTGGCCAAAATCAGCCAGATGTTGGTTTTCCACCGAGGCTGCTGGTTCCCCACAGTGCCCCAGCTCTTGTGACCCCCCATGTTTCCTCTGAGCATCAGCAGCAACCCCTCCGTCGGTCTCTCCCACCCTAGGGGAGGACCCCCCCTCTTTGCAGGGTGGGCTCTGTCCGTCATCTCCCCATCTCTCTGCCGAGGCTGGCCAAAAAGCTGCGGGTCCCTACAAACATGTGGGGAcatcttccctcccctctgctcGTCTGAGCTTATCAACCCAGCAGGTTTTTGAGGCAAGAAGGCCGGGACAGAGGGTTGTGgtgcaggagggctggtgtgGGGAGAAGCAGCTCCTCCCACAGCATTCCCCCTCTTCATGGGGGGCAAAACATGGGGCAGAGTGGAGGAGAGCAGTGGGACAGGAGACACTTTTCAGGCCTTCTGTCCCGCATCCCTCCTTGCTCTATTGCCTTCCAGCCTATCCAGCCTTCCCTCaactcctttccttttctgcctcctgccccaccaCCCTCATACAACCCCAAATCCCAACCTGGGTCCAAAACCCCACCTTGGCTGCTGCgggggctgctgtgggacaTACCACCTGGCTGGCAGTTGGTGCCTGAGCCAGGGCACCCACCCAACAAGTGAGCAATCTGGTTGGAGATCATCATCGTGCTGGTGATCCTCATCACCACGGTCTGAGGTTGCTTCAGAAAAGGAGGGTCCCATCCCTCCCACTGGGCTCCGGCATTGCAGGACATTCGGAGGCGGGGAAGCCAGGATCTGCTCTGACCGCGGTGGTGATCCCCCCCTCCGTGGACCTTTTGCAGCTGAtccagaaggagctggaggaggaggaggaggagcacagccccagccagggcagcctCCGCTTCCGACACAAGCAGCCGGTGGAGCTGAAAGGTCCCGACGGCATCCACGTGGTACATGGCAGCACAGGCACGCTGCTTGCCTCCGACCTCAACAGCCTGCCGGAGGATGACCAGAAGGTGCTGGGTCGTTCGCTGGAGACTCTGACCGCCGACTGTGGGAGCTACAGCGACCACAACGCCCGCACTGAGTCGGCCAAGTCCACCCCCCTGCACAAGATGCGTGAGGTGATCATGGAGAGCCCGCTAGAGATCACTGAGTTATGACGagcggtggtggtggtgctcCTCTAGGCAAGCCGGGGCCAGCGGGGACGAAGCATGGACCAGGGGGGCCGTGGCAGGGGCCAGGAGCACCCTGAGACCGGCTCTTGGCCCCCTCTTCCCCTGCAGAAGGAGTCCAGGCCAACCGGTGCAGTTCACTCCGGCAGCCTTGGAGAGCTTGGCCCCGGGAAAGGGCTCTCAGGACCGGTTTGCTTTTACTCGCCTGTCATTTAACCATGAAAgcattaaattttttaaatttttcttattataattttttttttttgtttttaaaagaaaagctaaacaAATCAAATGAGTCCAGGCTGGACAGGGGTGAAGGTGCAGCAAAGGTGCAGATGATGTGCCgctgcagcatccccaggcACAGGCTAGGGACAAGCAGCCATCATACTTTGACCACAGGCATGGGGAGGGCCAGGGCAGTGTGGGGAGACGCCAAGTCCATTTGGCATTAACATCACCTTTCCAGCAAGGAAagaccaaaaaacaaaaaccgaagacatttctccattttgctGGCTTTACCAAAACATGTTGCAACGTCgaaaaagagagagactgaCAATAACTGGGGCTTCTGGATGTGGAGTGCTCGTGCGTGTCTTTTatgcccttttctttccccttctctcttgctttcaggtttgtttgttgggggtttGTTTCCAGTCGTAACCTTGTGGAGAGTTTCGGGCACGGTCTGTTACGGGACTCAGAAATACACTGTCTATGGCTTTGGGTAATCTGTCTGTCgtccttcctccccagccaTGCAGATTCATCATACCCGAACTGCCTTTTGAAGAGAAAACCCCCTTTTCCCTTAATTAACCCCTCCATCCATCACCTTCACGAGACGCCACCCTGGGTGTTGCTGCACCCCAGGTTTTGGGGGAAGCATTAAACCTCCCCTAGGTTTTCCCTCCCCTTGCCACGCCACCAGTCCCCTGGCACCCCAGGACAAGGAGGAGGGAGACAACCAGCCGGGCTCACGGGAAGAGTTTATTTGTGGTGAGATGCTCCCGTGCACACTCAGGATCGGCGCCGTGGGCATCCCCCCTCCCGCAGCAGGGAGGGACGCGCCAGCGCCCTGCTGCCCCTCGCCACTGTGGCTGGGTTGGCACGGGATCCCCCCCAGTGTGGATGTATGTGTGAAAGGAAATCTTTGCCCCCAAACTCACTCATTTTTTGTTCAGGGgatacttaaaatatatatagctATCTATCTCCAGCAATCGGCTGGACACAAAATTAGTGTACTGCAAATGTCATGCAAAGCCGGGCATTGCAGGTAAATTTAACCCACTTTGTTTCTTTAACTGGcgaccaggggaaaaaaaaataaaaagccaccCCAGTTTGAAGAGGGACCAGCAAAGCACTGGGTTTACCAAAAGCCAACGAGACCTGCAGTGCGAGGCTGCCAGCGGCCAGGAGCCAGGGACCGGCATTTGGGCAGCAGAATCCATCCCAGCCTACGGGGATGGACCCTTGTTGCAGGATCTGGGCTTTAAGAGCGGTtcagggtggggtggggatggggaggaggataggggtgaggatggggatggggatatGGATGGGGATTTTGCAGTTGCCCTGAGACACGTCAAGGCTGAATCCCCAGTCCTGAAAATACTAACGAGTCCCTTAACCTGATTTGGAAATCCAAGCCCCGGGGGtggaaaaggaagcagcagaggtggctgGGGTGTCCCACAGCCCCCTCCGGGGTGGTGAGGCCAGTGGGCTCCTGCCATCGCTGTCCGTGGGTGCAGACGCATCCCAAGGGAGGGGGTCCGGGATCCCGAACCAAAACAGCGGGACAAGTCTGGCCAGCCGGGGAGGTGACTCCTAGTTCCATAGGTGACGCCGGCAATGCTCAACGGCCTGCGGGAGAGATGGGGAGGGAtggcagggggaggcagggacccccagcaccctgacaACCCAGGGAAGGGGATGTGGCCGACACTTACGTGGCACTCGACAGCCGTGGCCATGTTCTTGCACCAGTAGTGCGGGCCCCAGGCACAGGGGTCCGAGCCCAGGAGATCCTCCTCGGCTGAATCGCAGGCTCTTATTTTCTgcattgcaaaggaaaaaggtgggaaaggggagaaaaaaaccccatgtggGTTTTTGACCCCActgcccctctgccagccccccgGGCTTGGCCGAAAGATGCCCATCTCAGTCCAGGCTGCCACAGGGAGCGGGTGCAGACCCCGTGGCACGGGGCCACTTACAGTGCAGACGAAGGTGGGGTCCATCATCTGCACGAGGAGCCGCATGACCGCCGGCTCGTACTGCACCACGAGAGCCTCGCActaggaaggagggagggggtgaGCCCAGtgcagggggccggggggtccccgccAGGCTGGGCGCTCCCCCGGCTCACCTTGCCAGTGAGCGGTGTGGGCAGCAGCTCGCAGCCCTTCTCCAGCACATCGCCCAGCTCCACCAGCGTCTCGTTCTTCAGCAGCTCATTATCAAAGTAGGTGATGATGATCTGGCAGACATTGCAGAAGGCGCCCACGCCCGTGCCCACCGCCAGCTGCTCCAGCGTGGCAGCCCCTGCGGGACACGGCGTGGGGGCCGTTAGCACCCCCGCATCACCCCGTTCCCTGGAGACCCAGTGTCTGGGTGCCACCTGGGTACCCCGGCTCACCTTGGTGGGTGTCCCCGCTCCGGGGGCAGCAGCGCAGCATGGTGCAGACAGCCGCTGGGTCTGTGGCCTCCAGCAGCATGATGACCACGGCTTTGCCGTAGGAGTCAACGAAGTCCTTGCACTGCCCGATGATGCCGTGGGGCAGCATGTAGCACACCTTCTCAATGTCATTCACCAGTTGCTCCTGCCAggagaaggcaggcagagggatggggagaccCTGCCTCCTTGCTGCACTCCACCTTgccccctctcccagccccccaaccccagACCACAGCAGTGGGGCTCACCTCCGTCACGTTGTTCTCCAGGAGGCTCTCGGCTGCCTTCACTGCGAACTGGCACATTTCGCACAGCGGCGTGGTCCCCTCCCCGTCCTGCCGGGACAAGGCAGTGGGAAGCGTGCCAAGCCCCCCCCAGAGccacccccatcccacccagccgTCAACCCCATGAAAGACACTCCCCACCTTGGAAAAATGGACATGCTTGAGggacaaaaaagcaaaatacagctcCTCCCTTCCCGGCGTTTGGATTTTAAGGAGCACGGTGGAGTGGGCTTACCCCCAACGTGCTTAGGACCTGTGTCACCTTCTCCGTGAGCAGCGTGTGGAAGGGCAGCGCcgaggcagaggagcagagtCCCAGCTGGCCACACAGCTCCATCGGGTCCTGGGGAGAGAGACGT from Ciconia boyciana chromosome 8, ASM3463844v1, whole genome shotgun sequence harbors:
- the LOC140655808 gene encoding cadherin-23-like isoform X1 — encoded protein: MVTYQLMETSLDLFVIDNRTGVISVKPGGVIDREALPDPRLEFTLVARDVGGLNSTTSLAVTVLDDNDNCPVFQPASGTARLRENSPPGFSILQVTATDADSGLNQQLDYRIEGGGQDRFLIDPATGVIRVANISIDREERDTYWLTVVAVDQGTPALSGTATISLFIDDVNDCRPEFINPIQTVSIPESAAPGTVVAEVTAIDRDLHPRLEYYLLEIVARDDTDALVPNQQGAFTVDFRTGAVKIKTPLNRELVATYEVTVSVHDNASEVIDHSVSVPNAKLTVNVLDVNDNTPRFRPFGVTYFTERILEGATQGTTLISISAVDPDKGANGQITYEMLNLSPEGYACLEDQSAGKVVANRTVDYEEVQWLNFTVRASDNGSPRRSAEIPVYLQIVDINDNNPVFSQPSYQKAVFEDVPLGTVILRIKATDADSGRFALIQYSLGDGEGKFGINPNTGDIYILSALDREKKDHYTLTAVARDNPGDVSSNRRENSVQVLITVLDINDFRPQFSKSQFSTSVYENEPAGTSVITMTATDLDEGDNGVVTYSIEGPGAEAFKINKDSGLVMSRRRLQSYERFNLTVVATDKGRPPLWGTTMLQIEVIDINDNRPVFIRPPNGTILHIKEEIPLRSNVYEVYATDKDEGLNGAVLYNLLKTGAGNKDWEYFSIDSVSGLIQTAKRLDREKQAVYNLIIVACDQGQPAYETMQPLQVALDDIDDNEPVFLRPPRDSPQYQALSVPEHSRPGTVVGNVTGAVDADEGSNAIVYYFIAAGNQESNFQLSREGKLQVLRDLDREKEPYYSIIVKASSQRNWSPPQGQQAGRAQPWDLSRDLTLQEVRIFLDDINDQSPQFTKSEYTAGVATDAKVGSELIRVVAVDADVGNNSLVLYNILGIRYIKQHSNDSEEVANIFSIGTLDGILRTFDLFTAYNPGYFVVDIMASDLVGHNDTAIVGIYILRDDQRVKIIINEIPDKVRQFEEEFISLLSNITGAIVNTDDVQFHVDKKGRVNFAQTELLIHVVNRETNRILDVERVIQMIDENKEQLRNLFRNYNVLDVQPAIMARAPDDLSALQMAIIVLAVLLFLAAMLFILMNWYYRTVHKRKLKAIVAGSTGNRGFMDIMDMPNTNKYSFDGANPVWLDPFCRNMELAAQAEHEDDLPENLSEITDLWNSPARTHGTFGREPSVAKPEDDRYLRAAIQEYDNIAKLGQIMREGPIKLIQKELEEEEEEHSPSQGSLRFRHKQPVELKGPDGIHVVHGSTGTLLASDLNSLPEDDQKVLGRSLETLTADCGSYSDHNARTESAKSTPLHKMREVIMESPLEITEL
- the LOC140655808 gene encoding cadherin-23-like isoform X2; its protein translation is MVTYQLMETSLDLFVIDNRTGVISVKPGGVIDREALPDPRLEFTLVARDVGGLNSTTSLAVTVLDDNDNCPVFQPASGTARLRENSPPGFSILQVTATDADSGLNQQLDYRIEGGGQDRFLIDPATGVIRVANISIDREERDTYWLTVVAVDQGTPALSGTATISLFIDDVNDCRPEFINPIQTVSIPESAAPGTVVAEVTAIDRDLHPRLEYYLLEIVARDDTDALVPNQQGAFTVDFRTAKLTVNVLDVNDNTPRFRPFGVTYFTERILEGATQGTTLISISAVDPDKGANGQITYEMLNLSPEGYACLEDQSAGKVVANRTVDYEEVQWLNFTVRASDNGSPRRSAEIPVYLQIVDINDNNPVFSQPSYQKAVFEDVPLGTVILRIKATDADSGRFALIQYSLGDGEGKFGINPNTGDIYILSALDREKKDHYTLTAVARDNPGDVSSNRRENSVQVLITVLDINDFRPQFSKSQFSTSVYENEPAGTSVITMTATDLDEGDNGVVTYSIEGPGAEAFKINKDSGLVMSRRRLQSYERFNLTVVATDKGRPPLWGTTMLQIEVIDINDNRPVFIRPPNGTILHIKEEIPLRSNVYEVYATDKDEGLNGAVLYNLLKTGAGNKDWEYFSIDSVSGLIQTAKRLDREKQAVYNLIIVACDQGQPAYETMQPLQVALDDIDDNEPVFLRPPRDSPQYQALSVPEHSRPGTVVGNVTGAVDADEGSNAIVYYFIAAGNQESNFQLSREGKLQVLRDLDREKEPYYSIIVKASSQRNWSPPQGQQAGRAQPWDLSRDLTLQEVRIFLDDINDQSPQFTKSEYTAGVATDAKVGSELIRVVAVDADVGNNSLVLYNILGIRYIKQHSNDSEEVANIFSIGTLDGILRTFDLFTAYNPGYFVVDIMASDLVGHNDTAIVGIYILRDDQRVKIIINEIPDKVRQFEEEFISLLSNITGAIVNTDDVQFHVDKKGRVNFAQTELLIHVVNRETNRILDVERVIQMIDENKEQLRNLFRNYNVLDVQPAIMARAPDDLSALQMAIIVLAVLLFLAAMLFILMNWYYRTVHKRKLKAIVAGSTGNRGFMDIMDMPNTNKYSFDGANPVWLDPFCRNMELAAQAEHEDDLPENLSEITDLWNSPARTHGTFGREPSVAKPEDDRYLRAAIQEYDNIAKLGQIMREGPIKLIQKELEEEEEEHSPSQGSLRFRHKQPVELKGPDGIHVVHGSTGTLLASDLNSLPEDDQKVLGRSLETLTADCGSYSDHNARTESAKSTPLHKMREVIMESPLEITEL